The following proteins are encoded in a genomic region of Brachyhypopomus gauderio isolate BG-103 unplaced genomic scaffold, BGAUD_0.2 sc51, whole genome shotgun sequence:
- the LOC143487848 gene encoding histone H4-like yields MLPLKQSDEKYVSLLSKSFLAHSQSAVVSTRSAWYVYMPLFERRYRCSICCAREEDEEMSGRGKGGKGLGKGGAKRHRKVLRDNIQGITKPAIRRLARRGGVKRISGLIYEETRGVLKVFLENVIRDAVTYTEHAKRKTVTAMDVVYALKRQGRTLYGFGG; encoded by the coding sequence ATGCTACCACTAAAACAGTCGGATGAGAAATATGTTTCACTATTATCCAAGTCCTTTTTGGCCCATAGCCAAAGTGCCGTGGTTTCAACTAGGTCCGCTTGGTATGTATATATGCCTCTGTTTGAGCGTCGTTATCGTTGTTCCATCTGCTGTGCGAGAGAAGAAGACGAAGAAATGTCTGGCCGAGGAAAAGGCGGAAAGGGTCTCGGAAAAGGCGGCGCGAAGCGTCATCGCAAGGTTCTGCGCGATAACATCCAGGGCATCACCAAACCGGCTATTCGCCGCCTGGCTCGCCGTGGTGGCGTGAAGCGTATCTCCGGTCTGATCTATGAAGAGACTCGCGGCGTGCTCAAAGTCTTTCTAGAGAACGTCATTCGTGATGCTGTAACCTACACCGAGCACGCCAAGCGCAAGACCGTCACTGCTATGGACGTGGTGTACGCTTTGAAGCGCCAGGGTCGTACTCTGTATGGGTTTGGTGGTTAA
- the cyb561a3a gene encoding lysosomal membrane ascorbate-dependent ferrireductase CYB561A3 gives MMGSAGAFYAAHALCVLLSVVCVLLVAHWNSSYREGFAWDGTAKQFNWHPVLMVVGLVVLYGNAAVVYRVPLTWRASKRPWKLLHAGLLLLALFFSVLGLCAVFDFHNANRIPNLYSLHSWVGILTVGLFAAQWVVGAGTFLLPCSPLTVRTLVKPAHVWLGGAILVLSVVSCISGINEKLFFVLKSSTNGTKPYPQLPPEAVLANSLGVVIIAFALVVLKILSHKSWQRPEPRNEDEGYRQVSVDES, from the exons ATGATGGGGTCTGCGGGGGCGTTTTACGCCGCTCACGCGCTGTGTGTGCTGCTGAGTGTCGTGTGCGTGCTGCTCGTGGCCCACTGGAACTCCAGCTACCGCGAGGGCTTTGCGTGGGACGGCACAGCCAAGCAGTTCAACTGGCACCCAGTTCTGATGGTGGTGGGTCTGGTGGTGCTGTACGGAAATG CTGCCGTGGTGTACCGCGTGCCCCTGACCTGGCGGGCCAGCAAGCGTCCGTGGAAGCTGTTGCACGCGGGCCTCCTGCTCCTGGCGCTGTTCTTCTCCGTGTTGGGCCTGTGCGCCGTGTTCGACTTCCACAACGCCAACCGCATTCCCAACCTCTACTCCCTACACAGCTGGGTGGGCATCCTCACCGTGGGCCTCTTCGCCGCTCAG TGGGTCGTCGGTGCCGGGACCTTCCTGCTTCCCTGCTCCCCGTTGACGGTGCGCACCTTGGTCAAGCCCGCTCACGTGTGGCTCGGGGGCGCCATCCTGGTGCTCAGCGTGGTGTCCTGCATCTCGGGCATCAACGAGAAGCTTTTCTTTGTCCT GAAGAGCAGCACCAACGGAACAAAGCCTTACCCCCAGCTGCCGCCAGAGGCAGTACTCGCTAATTCACTGGGTGTCGTCATCATCGCTTTTGCATTGGTCGTCCTGAAAATCCTGTCCCATAAGTCTTGGCAACGTCCAGAGCCCAGAAACGAGGACGAGGGTTACAGG CAAGTGTCTGTGGATGAAAGCTGA
- the hdr gene encoding hematopoietic death receptor isoform X2: protein MKHFNSPTVPLIGTLLCVLGVDLTPAPTLGPGPNRNRKLRYVTCREPMEYLHASICCLSCPAGTFVQQHCSTPSSRGSCEQCSNGTYTEHDNGLTMCLPCSKCRPDQDHVERCTRTKDAVCRCKQGLYCLPYQACEVCKTCSRCREDEEVVEACTSSSNTVCRKRVSTSAGLSAVVAVSVVLVAMALVLIVSLLYWRTSTGWRRAVVSWCSGGFLHTCTKGGRDSDETVQNGVNGAVDSRAQAQPFLVQTPADLENEKPRRLIPLNGDESLKRSFDLFDELDIHYHNRFFRYIGLSDNAIRNAEMSSMEDKTYELLKAWLEKEGLKADFNSLIDALLHLDQRLSAENIIARAISNGYFTYEDD from the exons ATGAAGCACTTTAATAGTCCG ACTGTGCCATTAATCGGGACCCTGCTGTGTGTCCTGGGTGTGGATCTGACCCCGGCCCCAACGCTGGGCCCTGGGCCCAACAGGAACAGGAAACTACGTTACGTCACCTGCCGGGAGCCTATGGAGTACCTGCACGCCAGTATCTGCTGCCTCAGCTGCCCAGCAG GAACATTCGTCCAACAGCACTGCAGCACGCCGTCCAGCAGAGGGAGCTGTGAGCAGTGCAGCAATGGCACCTACACGGAGCACGACAACGGCCTGACGATGTGTTTACCGTGCAGCAAATGCCGGCCCG ACCAGGACCACGTGGAGCGATGCACCAGAACCAAAGATGCAGTGTGCCGGTGTAAGCAGGGTCTGTACTGCCTGCCCTACCAGGCCTGTGAAGTGTGCAAGACCTGCAGTAG ATgcagagaggatgaggaggttGTGGAGGCTTGCACGTCGAGCTCCAACACTGTGTGCAGGAAAAGAGTTTCTACCTCCGCCGGTTTGTCCGCAG TGGTAGCCGTCTCCGTAGTGCTGGTTGCCATGGCGCTTGTGCTCATCGTGAGTCTCCTCTACTGGAGGACGTCGACTGGATGGAGACGAGCAG TGGTGTCGTGGTGTTCGGGAGGCTTTCTGCACACCTGTACA AAAGGGGGCCGAGACTCAGATGAGACAGTACAGAACGGTGTGAACGGCGCAGTGGACAGCCGCGcgcaggcacagccctttctcGTTCAGACGCCGGCCGATCTG GAAAATGAAAAACCAAGAAGGCTTATTCCTCTGAATG GTGATGAATCACTAAAGAGAAGTTTTGACCTCTTTGATGAGTTGGATATCCACTACCACAATAGATTCTTCAGGTATATTGGACTGAGTGATAATGCCATTAGGAATGCAGAGATGTCTTCAATGGAAGACAAGACCTATGAGCTCCTGAAGGCTTGGTTGGAGAAGGAAGGACTCAAGGCTGATTTCAATAGTCTAATCGATGCACTTCTTCACCTGGACCAAAGACTGTCTGCAGAAAACATCATCGCCAGAGCCATCAGTAATGGTTACTTCACATATGAAGATGATTAA
- the hdr gene encoding hematopoietic death receptor isoform X1, producing the protein MKHFNSPTVPLIGTLLCVLGVDLTPAPTLGPGPNRNRKLRYVTCREPMEYLHASICCLSCPAGTFVQQHCSTPSSRGSCEQCSNGTYTEHDNGLTMCLPCSKCRPDQDHVERCTRTKDAVCRCKQGLYCLPYQACEVCKTCSRCREDEEVVEACTSSSNTVCRKRVSTSAGLSAVVAVSVVLVAMALVLIVSLLYWRTSTGWRRAVVSWCSGGFLHTCTKGGRDSDETVQNGVNGAVDSRAQAQPFLVQTPADLVGDLALTCGEVMEAAEEEDRGLGESLPNTATSSQSSLPVCLQLRPSQPCPAPPCLGHRAPPPCPAQPLQLLALENEKPRRLIPLNGDESLKRSFDLFDELDIHYHNRFFRYIGLSDNAIRNAEMSSMEDKTYELLKAWLEKEGLKADFNSLIDALLHLDQRLSAENIIARAISNGYFTYEDD; encoded by the exons ATGAAGCACTTTAATAGTCCG ACTGTGCCATTAATCGGGACCCTGCTGTGTGTCCTGGGTGTGGATCTGACCCCGGCCCCAACGCTGGGCCCTGGGCCCAACAGGAACAGGAAACTACGTTACGTCACCTGCCGGGAGCCTATGGAGTACCTGCACGCCAGTATCTGCTGCCTCAGCTGCCCAGCAG GAACATTCGTCCAACAGCACTGCAGCACGCCGTCCAGCAGAGGGAGCTGTGAGCAGTGCAGCAATGGCACCTACACGGAGCACGACAACGGCCTGACGATGTGTTTACCGTGCAGCAAATGCCGGCCCG ACCAGGACCACGTGGAGCGATGCACCAGAACCAAAGATGCAGTGTGCCGGTGTAAGCAGGGTCTGTACTGCCTGCCCTACCAGGCCTGTGAAGTGTGCAAGACCTGCAGTAG ATgcagagaggatgaggaggttGTGGAGGCTTGCACGTCGAGCTCCAACACTGTGTGCAGGAAAAGAGTTTCTACCTCCGCCGGTTTGTCCGCAG TGGTAGCCGTCTCCGTAGTGCTGGTTGCCATGGCGCTTGTGCTCATCGTGAGTCTCCTCTACTGGAGGACGTCGACTGGATGGAGACGAGCAG TGGTGTCGTGGTGTTCGGGAGGCTTTCTGCACACCTGTACA AAAGGGGGCCGAGACTCAGATGAGACAGTACAGAACGGTGTGAACGGCGCAGTGGACAGCCGCGcgcaggcacagccctttctcGTTCAGACGCCGGCCGATCTGGTGGGTGACCTCGCCCTCACCTGTGGGGAAGTGATGGAGGCcgcagaggaggaggacagaGGGCTGGGCGAGAGTCTCCCCAACACCgccacctcctcccagagcaGCCTGCCTGTGTGCCTTCAGCTCCGCCCCTCCcagccctgccccgcccctccatGCCTGGGCCACCGTGCCCCGCCCCCTTGCCCCGCCCAGCCTCTGCAGCTTCTTGCTCTG GAAAATGAAAAACCAAGAAGGCTTATTCCTCTGAATG GTGATGAATCACTAAAGAGAAGTTTTGACCTCTTTGATGAGTTGGATATCCACTACCACAATAGATTCTTCAGGTATATTGGACTGAGTGATAATGCCATTAGGAATGCAGAGATGTCTTCAATGGAAGACAAGACCTATGAGCTCCTGAAGGCTTGGTTGGAGAAGGAAGGACTCAAGGCTGATTTCAATAGTCTAATCGATGCACTTCTTCACCTGGACCAAAGACTGTCTGCAGAAAACATCATCGCCAGAGCCATCAGTAATGGTTACTTCACATATGAAGATGATTAA